In Saccharolobus solfataricus, a genomic segment contains:
- a CDS encoding transposase encodes MVKAISTEKDLLLKIDKSFPWETFRSKLKSLYSKKPKWDVILLLKVLLIKFVFDISWNNLEGEIRDSKSFMDFLGGKVPPKSTVFFFYKKLQQTVIQEGETMRTTLMDELNKALNKVISEYREFELEVGREKTIGSRTTT; translated from the coding sequence ATGGTAAAGGCAATTTCAACTGAAAAGGACCTCTTGCTCAAGATAGATAAATCCTTCCCTTGGGAAACGTTTAGGAGTAAGCTTAAGTCCCTTTACTCCAAGAAGCCCAAGTGGGACGTCATCTTACTCCTCAAAGTCCTCCTAATCAAGTTCGTTTTCGACATCTCTTGGAATAACTTGGAGGGAGAAATTAGGGACAGTAAGAGTTTTATGGACTTCTTGGGCGGGAAAGTTCCACCAAAGAGCACAGTATTCTTCTTCTACAAGAAACTCCAACAAACAGTTATTCAAGAGGGCGAGACAATGAGAACAACACTAATGGATGAGTTAAACAAGGCTTTGAACAAGGTGATCAGCGAGTATAGGGAATTTGAACTTGAAGTTGGGAGAGAAAAAACGATAGGTTCGAGGACTACTACATAA
- a CDS encoding dihydrodipicolinate synthase family protein, whose product MDGVFLTNVTPFTKTLELDLEGLKRIVEFAQNSGYKYIVPLGTAGEFSSLTVEEKVRVVDHVRRALSKGEIIAGASSTSFLETGELCKKYKEIGVDKIMVLPPYYLKGNEKGLMEYFFKVAELCDSTMVLYNNPSSTGVDLSPQLIKRLNDMIPSFRVLKEARYNVVEFKEVVRLVGDKIDVIDGLEERALLGLVLGAKGFTTSMGSFSSLPLMIYESYEKKRNIDTAIRLYDLLLEYRSFIKLPLTMSHLAKLGAWLRGLISSYATRPPLPNLDDVVSEDVKRKMIEKINQIISFEKNTIE is encoded by the coding sequence ATGGATGGAGTTTTCCTAACCAACGTAACACCTTTCACCAAAACATTGGAGCTAGACTTAGAAGGGCTAAAAAGAATCGTGGAGTTCGCACAGAACTCCGGGTATAAGTATATTGTGCCTTTAGGTACTGCTGGTGAATTCTCCTCTTTAACCGTTGAAGAGAAAGTTAGAGTTGTTGATCATGTGAGAAGAGCATTAAGTAAGGGCGAAATTATAGCTGGTGCCTCATCTACCTCATTTTTAGAAACTGGTGAGCTTTGCAAGAAATATAAGGAGATAGGTGTCGATAAAATTATGGTCTTACCTCCTTATTACTTAAAGGGTAATGAAAAGGGACTGATGGAGTATTTCTTTAAGGTGGCTGAACTATGTGATTCAACCATGGTATTATATAACAATCCATCATCAACGGGAGTGGATCTCTCTCCTCAACTAATAAAGAGATTAAATGATATGATACCTAGTTTTAGGGTGCTAAAGGAGGCTAGGTATAATGTTGTAGAATTTAAGGAAGTGGTAAGACTAGTAGGGGATAAGATAGATGTAATAGATGGTTTAGAAGAGAGAGCGCTATTGGGTCTTGTTTTAGGGGCTAAAGGATTTACAACTTCAATGGGCTCCTTTTCCTCTTTACCCCTTATGATTTATGAGAGTTATGAGAAAAAGAGGAATATTGATACTGCCATAAGACTATATGATCTGCTCTTAGAGTATAGGTCATTTATAAAACTCCCCTTGACAATGTCCCATTTAGCTAAGCTAGGGGCGTGGCTACGTGGTTTAATCTCAAGCTATGCTACACGACCACCGCTACCAAATTTGGACGATGTGGTAAGTGAGGATGTTAAGAGAAAGATGATAGAGAAAATAAATCAAATAATAAGCTTTGAGAAAAATACTATAGAGTAA
- a CDS encoding DUF2139 domain-containing protein, whose amino-acid sequence MYFSRADGHAELGLWKVGVSTRDAEFLVKNRTVYKMEMKDDKIYATIFNPIHTDVSSIMVYNTLNGEHKFVESFDFPLENNKKIHIRRVGGQIVQIQNKLIAFYGGALIHIDPQKDVYRLYPFLDVRNPESERPTYIPGFRAQKVYIMGIPIISANPAEDLRDISSKTTFGLLLRIDPVVPQIITESGAIFGMAHDGEHLYIGASYANHTGVYTYRAGDGGIFAIPVSELFRKPWNPIRIWIHDGSYSPTSGIDGWFGGIPLKGFTEKKLRVYTGKSTKMRIAEYSLFSKVRDDTVSLNTGWNIII is encoded by the coding sequence GTGTACTTCAGTAGAGCTGATGGACATGCAGAATTAGGACTATGGAAAGTAGGTGTATCCACTAGAGATGCAGAATTTCTGGTGAAGAATCGTACTGTGTATAAGATGGAAATGAAAGACGATAAAATCTACGCCACGATATTTAATCCCATACACACTGACGTTTCCTCAATAATGGTATATAATACGCTCAACGGTGAACACAAATTCGTAGAATCCTTCGATTTTCCATTAGAGAACAATAAGAAGATACACATTAGGCGTGTAGGAGGACAAATAGTGCAAATCCAAAACAAACTAATCGCATTCTATGGTGGGGCACTTATACATATTGACCCACAAAAGGACGTATATAGGTTATATCCATTTCTAGATGTTCGTAACCCAGAATCGGAAAGGCCTACTTACATTCCAGGCTTCAGAGCACAAAAAGTTTACATAATGGGTATACCTATTATATCAGCAAATCCTGCAGAGGACTTACGGGATATATCATCTAAGACAACATTCGGCTTGCTCCTCAGAATCGACCCAGTAGTACCTCAGATAATCACAGAAAGTGGAGCGATCTTCGGCATGGCACATGATGGCGAACATTTATATATCGGCGCGTCTTACGCTAATCACACGGGAGTATACACTTATAGGGCAGGTGATGGCGGAATATTCGCAATACCAGTAAGTGAACTTTTTAGGAAACCGTGGAATCCAATAAGGATATGGATTCACGATGGTTCGTATTCACCTACTTCAGGGATAGATGGCTGGTTTGGTGGTATTCCATTAAAAGGATTTACTGAAAAGAAGTTAAGAGTGTACACTGGAAAATCAACAAAGATGAGAATTGCCGAGTACTCATTGTTCTCCAAGGTTAGAGATGATACTGTTTCGCTAAACACTGGATGGAATATAATAATTTAA
- a CDS encoding ISH3 family transposase, producing MITPGLPHQNNLQQVGYKLLSMLSFKGRKAEEVSRVLVSACLWNDSVESKSKGYNVSPQTVRNYVEEQGTEVIEKLLESMRRISMEILKGVKEVDISIDWTTKTWYGKPVEGLGSSAKGNSWNYATATTKYQNMVLLLAFVPQVNGMSKDEIVKLLMEQIVGMGFKVGLVTLDAGFYTVEVLKFISQFKFVIGVPVGDVKIYEEFDGEYTTNSKRHKKEEQVKFRLLVYGKEIVKKRKKTVVYFARATNLDLPKREVLKLYNKVRSPIETSYRNIKAFLPFTSSTKFIFRELIFVLAMIFYSLYTVFKNVMTREEFRLLLILCFLDDLSDLKDFIFNLEETLINTIDLFLWR from the coding sequence GTGATAACACCTGGTCTTCCTCACCAAAATAATCTACAACAAGTAGGGTATAAATTACTTTCCATGTTGAGCTTCAAGGGAAGAAAGGCGGAGGAGGTATCGAGAGTTCTGGTCTCCGCGTGCTTGTGGAACGACTCCGTGGAAAGCAAGTCCAAAGGGTATAACGTGTCACCACAGACCGTGAGGAACTACGTGGAGGAGCAGGGAACTGAGGTGATCGAGAAGCTATTAGAGTCCATGAGGAGGATTTCCATGGAGATACTCAAGGGAGTGAAGGAAGTCGACATCTCCATAGACTGGACAACCAAGACGTGGTATGGTAAGCCGGTGGAGGGACTGGGTAGTTCAGCCAAGGGGAACTCGTGGAACTACGCTACCGCGACCACGAAGTATCAGAATATGGTGCTCCTCCTAGCTTTCGTTCCCCAAGTTAACGGGATGAGCAAGGATGAGATCGTGAAGCTTCTCATGGAGCAAATTGTGGGAATGGGCTTCAAGGTGGGGCTCGTAACCTTGGACGCGGGATTCTACACCGTGGAAGTCCTCAAGTTCATATCGCAGTTCAAGTTCGTGATAGGAGTCCCTGTGGGGGACGTGAAGATCTACGAGGAGTTCGACGGAGAGTACACGACAAACAGTAAGAGGCATAAGAAGGAAGAGCAGGTCAAGTTCAGACTCCTGGTGTATGGTAAGGAAATCGTTAAGAAGAGGAAGAAGACCGTGGTGTACTTCGCGAGGGCGACCAACCTCGACCTACCCAAGAGGGAAGTGCTGAAGTTGTACAACAAGGTTAGGAGTCCCATTGAGACGTCTTACAGGAACATCAAGGCCTTCCTTCCCTTCACGAGCTCCACCAAGTTCATCTTCCGCGAGTTGATCTTCGTGCTGGCCATGATCTTCTACTCGCTTTACACCGTGTTTAAGAACGTCATGACAAGAGAGGAGTTTAGATTGCTGCTCATCCTCTGCTTTCTAGACGATTTATCTGATCTAAAGGATTTTATATTTAATCTTGAGGAAACACTTATTAATACTATAGATTTATTTTTATGGAGGTGA
- a CDS encoding GH116 family glycosyl hydrolase, with amino-acid sequence MKYKYSYVLDSGVPLGGIGTGSMEIRADGRLYSWTIFNNGGIAERNEDRYRYFLTEFDSFFAYEEQKTVRILQAYDYYFGANPYTRPWIRPIREIEFIGEPPMAYLNYDNKVKLKAFSPLIPLDVRNSSLPVAIFKFNSEKNTRFFFGVNNPFEKGQIEIKEDMVIFKGETTSDDPRYQGNLCIKVIGEDVSAIAYNQIFDFWDDYRSNSLVKKKGDNLGIVSGKGNDLTFIITWFFPNFVLKDGRKVGHYYENFFNSCEEVMDYVVNNLNYLEEKTTQFHDLFYNAEGIESWIVDLIGAQIATLVKSTWLTKDGFFGIWEGYFDTSDYRKVGKYPYTGGPENTALNTIDVLLYALPGVMLLFPELAKNIVRDLSNRALKEDTPEYVLFSLAFPENLMKYKEEVKKDPTISTDLKKLYDTIKKIIKETGKDPKGRMPHYIRHSLTVDTYERVDINPEFVLLYYLIAKYTGDREFLTSVYEVARNAIESIMRTQTLDGLPYLTLPSGIEWMRHVNNMLKVSDAHKILGYHTLALSMQTLDDWSWLGFSPYVSFLWIAALEALNEASKLLNNLHNYEVKELTEKVNKYLWNGEYYINWYDPISNLRDDSLNASQMTGDWYVQLLGLPEFLDHEKRKSIFSSIIKYNYTEEEGVKNGSSNKEITPLGVKLSVQSKTPWSGIEYYLASHMFYNGFDEYAKKILRNVYERYELAGNFWNHLEWGARYMRPLVAINIVHAIEGIRVNLLNNDVNIDKRKNLKWILLLPTAWGLLTINNGKIRMRIYHGKFKGKINGIDVALRENEEIEF; translated from the coding sequence ATGAAATACAAATACTCTTATGTCTTGGATTCTGGAGTTCCTCTTGGTGGAATTGGTACTGGATCCATGGAAATAAGAGCCGATGGCAGACTTTACTCATGGACTATATTTAACAACGGAGGAATTGCGGAGAGAAATGAGGATAGGTATAGATATTTTTTGACTGAATTCGACTCCTTCTTCGCATATGAAGAGCAAAAAACGGTTAGAATTCTCCAAGCATACGATTATTACTTTGGTGCGAACCCCTATACAAGACCTTGGATAAGGCCGATAAGGGAAATTGAGTTTATAGGAGAACCACCAATGGCTTACCTAAATTACGATAATAAAGTGAAGCTAAAGGCATTCTCACCGTTAATACCATTAGACGTAAGGAACTCTTCCTTACCTGTAGCAATATTTAAATTCAACAGTGAGAAGAATACAAGATTCTTCTTCGGAGTTAACAATCCATTTGAGAAAGGTCAGATAGAGATTAAGGAGGACATGGTAATCTTCAAAGGAGAAACGACATCTGATGATCCTAGATATCAAGGGAATCTATGCATAAAGGTAATAGGAGAAGACGTATCAGCTATCGCTTATAATCAAATTTTCGACTTCTGGGATGATTATAGGTCTAATAGTTTAGTGAAGAAAAAAGGAGATAATCTAGGAATCGTAAGTGGTAAGGGAAACGATTTAACTTTCATAATCACTTGGTTCTTCCCTAATTTTGTACTTAAAGATGGCAGAAAAGTTGGGCATTATTACGAGAACTTCTTTAACAGTTGTGAAGAAGTAATGGATTACGTTGTGAACAATCTAAACTACCTAGAGGAGAAGACTACGCAGTTCCACGATTTATTTTATAATGCAGAAGGTATAGAATCGTGGATTGTTGATTTAATTGGAGCACAAATAGCTACCCTTGTTAAAAGTACTTGGCTAACTAAAGATGGATTCTTTGGAATATGGGAAGGATATTTCGATACCTCAGATTATAGGAAAGTTGGAAAATATCCTTATACAGGAGGTCCAGAAAATACTGCATTAAACACTATAGACGTACTGTTATATGCACTGCCGGGAGTAATGTTACTATTTCCTGAATTGGCTAAGAATATCGTAAGGGATCTTTCCAATAGGGCATTAAAGGAGGATACCCCAGAATACGTTTTATTTTCACTAGCATTCCCAGAGAATTTAATGAAGTACAAGGAAGAGGTTAAGAAGGATCCAACTATAAGTACTGATCTGAAAAAATTATATGATACAATAAAGAAAATTATAAAGGAAACAGGCAAGGATCCTAAGGGTAGAATGCCTCATTATATTCGCCACTCATTAACAGTAGACACTTATGAGAGGGTAGATATCAACCCGGAATTTGTGTTACTCTATTATTTAATAGCTAAATACACCGGTGATAGGGAGTTTCTAACGAGTGTTTATGAGGTTGCTAGGAACGCAATTGAAAGCATTATGAGAACACAGACCTTAGATGGTTTGCCTTACCTTACATTACCATCTGGAATAGAGTGGATGAGACATGTGAACAACATGTTAAAAGTTAGCGACGCTCACAAGATTTTGGGCTATCACACTTTAGCCTTATCAATGCAAACACTAGATGATTGGTCATGGTTAGGCTTTTCTCCTTACGTATCCTTTTTATGGATAGCTGCGCTGGAAGCACTAAATGAGGCATCAAAACTACTTAATAACCTTCATAACTACGAGGTTAAAGAGTTAACAGAAAAGGTTAATAAATACTTATGGAATGGGGAGTATTATATAAACTGGTATGATCCTATTTCGAATCTAAGAGATGATTCCTTAAATGCTTCTCAAATGACTGGCGACTGGTATGTTCAGTTGTTGGGTCTTCCGGAATTTTTAGACCATGAGAAGCGGAAATCCATATTCTCCTCAATAATTAAGTATAATTATACTGAAGAAGAGGGCGTTAAGAATGGGTCCTCAAATAAAGAGATTACACCATTGGGAGTTAAACTCTCAGTACAGTCTAAGACACCTTGGAGTGGAATAGAATATTACCTAGCTTCACATATGTTCTATAATGGTTTCGACGAATATGCTAAGAAGATTTTGAGGAATGTTTATGAAAGGTATGAATTAGCCGGTAATTTCTGGAATCATCTCGAATGGGGTGCAAGATATATGAGACCATTAGTTGCTATAAATATCGTTCACGCAATTGAGGGTATAAGGGTTAACTTGCTGAATAATGACGTTAATATAGACAAACGGAAGAATTTGAAATGGATATTACTCCTTCCTACAGCATGGGGTTTACTAACTATTAACAATGGAAAGATAAGGATGAGGATTTATCATGGAAAGTTTAAAGGTAAAATAAATGGAATTGACGTTGCTTTAAGGGAAAATGAAGAGATTGAATTTTAA
- a CDS encoding DUF2139 domain-containing protein, whose protein sequence is MDKPKLVLKEFVQHNEVALGHHQFRSLYIGFHPISRNMIVHDGHAAKVYSNGEVIYRYEKLGRAPRVAGDTHAALTWSKDLLFIGGWLKAPPGMIEVSQYERILKYQDMRMKYSHIHMIYDNDKVEVLWSRKWDDKIPPNGSVLMQSSYSKSISKIKSD, encoded by the coding sequence TTGGATAAACCAAAGTTAGTATTGAAAGAGTTTGTTCAACACAATGAAGTAGCGCTAGGTCATCATCAGTTTAGATCCCTATATATAGGCTTTCATCCGATTTCTAGAAACATGATAGTTCATGATGGTCATGCAGCTAAAGTATATTCCAATGGAGAAGTAATATATAGATATGAAAAGTTAGGCAGAGCGCCCAGAGTTGCAGGTGACACTCACGCAGCATTAACTTGGTCTAAGGATTTATTATTCATAGGAGGATGGCTTAAGGCACCTCCGGGAATGATAGAAGTATCGCAATATGAGAGGATCTTAAAATATCAAGATATGAGAATGAAGTATAGCCATATACATATGATTTATGATAATGATAAAGTGGAAGTTCTGTGGAGTAGGAAGTGGGATGATAAGATTCCTCCAAACGGGAGTGTTCTCATGCAGTCATCTTATTCGAAAAGTATTAGTAAAATTAAATCAGACTAG
- a CDS encoding sugar phosphate isomerase/epimerase family protein — translation MDWKLGIISDEISQDFEHAVKVIKELGASYVEVRNLWNKNVTQLLDSEFSEMKRVVEKYGLIISNLDSPSFKIYIDDEKGYKEHLQILRKVIELSKKLDIAYTRIFTFWYQGELRYYIDKLAERFNSAIDIAQSEGVILVIENEYSCFVGTGKELRTFLDKIRTKWVKVLWDPGNAFFARETPYPDGYELIKGDIMHLHIKDAMVKDGHFIWMPVGKGMINYKEQFRALRGSAHVISLETHYRNSANDPEASTRESFNGIIKILKELS, via the coding sequence ATGGATTGGAAATTAGGAATTATCTCAGATGAGATCTCTCAAGATTTCGAGCATGCAGTAAAGGTAATAAAAGAGTTAGGTGCAAGCTATGTTGAAGTAAGAAATTTATGGAATAAGAATGTAACGCAACTATTGGATTCTGAATTTTCAGAAATGAAAAGGGTTGTTGAAAAGTATGGGCTTATCATATCCAATCTAGATTCTCCTAGCTTTAAGATATATATAGATGACGAAAAAGGTTATAAAGAACATTTACAAATTTTAAGGAAAGTAATAGAGTTAAGTAAAAAATTGGATATAGCGTACACGAGAATATTCACTTTTTGGTATCAAGGAGAATTAAGATATTATATTGATAAGTTAGCTGAAAGATTCAATAGTGCTATAGATATAGCTCAAAGTGAAGGGGTAATATTAGTCATAGAAAATGAGTACAGTTGTTTTGTAGGCACAGGGAAAGAGCTTAGAACATTCTTAGATAAAATAAGGACGAAATGGGTTAAGGTATTATGGGACCCTGGAAATGCCTTCTTCGCTAGGGAGACGCCGTATCCAGACGGATATGAATTAATAAAAGGTGACATTATGCACTTACACATTAAGGATGCAATGGTTAAAGATGGTCACTTTATTTGGATGCCAGTAGGGAAGGGAATGATAAACTATAAGGAACAATTTAGAGCGTTAAGGGGTAGTGCTCATGTCATATCTTTAGAAACTCACTATAGAAATAGCGCAAATGACCCAGAGGCTAGTACGAGAGAGTCCTTTAATGGTATAATTAAAATATTGAAAGAGCTAAGTTAA
- a CDS encoding sugar phosphate isomerase/epimerase family protein, whose protein sequence is MEIVFTSLAYPELSLEDVVERVSRFGFDGLELRVADDGKHLKPEFPINRKALEILSSIKISDLAGYTRFHFSDESERKRNEKALETLIKMANSLNALGVRVYGGEFSEKSAIHRIAESLNRMNRIAEDYSVKILIETHDSLAKKDNIVKLLQELEEDIGFVYDPANVIYANNSHEEVFPLISERIFQVHVKDFVIKNNKRVFVEPGKGIIPLKKIVMDLKGFGYKYYISVEWEKMWYPELENGDFMLPKYLSYLRELLGH, encoded by the coding sequence ATGGAAATCGTGTTCACTAGTTTGGCTTATCCAGAGTTAAGTTTAGAAGATGTTGTAGAGAGGGTAAGTAGGTTTGGGTTCGATGGACTAGAGTTGAGAGTAGCAGACGATGGTAAACATTTGAAACCGGAGTTCCCGATAAATAGAAAAGCGTTAGAAATTCTCTCATCAATCAAAATATCTGATCTGGCAGGATATACTAGGTTCCATTTTTCTGATGAATCTGAGAGAAAAAGGAACGAGAAAGCATTGGAAACGTTAATAAAAATGGCTAATAGCTTGAATGCTCTTGGAGTAAGAGTATATGGAGGAGAATTCTCTGAAAAAAGTGCAATTCATAGAATAGCCGAGTCATTAAATAGGATGAATAGAATAGCTGAAGATTATTCAGTTAAAATTCTTATAGAAACTCATGACAGTTTAGCTAAAAAGGATAACATAGTTAAGTTATTGCAAGAGCTCGAGGAGGACATAGGATTCGTATATGACCCAGCTAATGTAATTTACGCAAACAATTCCCATGAGGAAGTTTTCCCTTTAATATCTGAAAGAATATTTCAAGTTCATGTGAAGGATTTTGTGATAAAGAATAATAAAAGAGTATTCGTTGAACCGGGTAAAGGGATTATTCCCCTAAAGAAAATAGTTATGGATCTAAAGGGATTTGGGTATAAATATTACATATCAGTCGAGTGGGAGAAAATGTGGTATCCTGAACTGGAAAACGGTGATTTCATGTTACCAAAATATCTCTCTTATTTAAGGGAATTGTTAGGTCATTAA
- a CDS encoding ISH3-like element ISC1359 family transposase gives MKHENTTKPAKFNRDFARSALKIIYSVLTKILFPEELLSALLKASGSYLSRLGKDGRRALRKLNAVQVEDVRDALRKMGRMTLRGVRDRRVAVDFHAIPQYHADKSFLSRIKPTKGTSWGLVQAAIFLLGRTRSFLDVIPVTVKNVAEGFKAVMEVIVKELEEDKLRLVMVFADREFAVNEVIRFLLELGLDFVISAKAQMYKKYKGMLQDVDVSFGGVRYTGFLCVRHGSGAYLIILRKEDGKIIAFLVRKEMDLYDAIVLAEMYRERWGIENAFRSLEEFRIRTRTCDVRKELVLVLLSYLLLNVWFLIRSWRKVKLWEFSVSLSNLLDREVRVEQERAFREVKTSFPQTPANPMHLLPAT, from the coding sequence ATGAAACATGAGAATACAACTAAACCGGCGAAGTTCAACCGGGACTTCGCCAGGTCCGCCCTCAAGATAATTTACTCGGTCCTCACTAAAATACTTTTCCCTGAGGAACTCCTCAGTGCCTTGCTTAAGGCGAGTGGGAGCTACTTGAGCAGGTTGGGGAAAGATGGGAGAAGAGCGTTGAGAAAGTTGAACGCGGTTCAAGTTGAGGACGTGAGGGATGCGTTGAGGAAGATGGGAAGGATGACGTTAAGGGGAGTCAGGGACAGGAGGGTAGCAGTGGACTTCCATGCCATACCTCAATATCACGCTGACAAGAGTTTCTTGAGTAGGATAAAGCCAACTAAGGGGACGTCGTGGGGACTGGTTCAAGCTGCGATCTTCCTCCTGGGGAGGACGAGGAGCTTCTTGGACGTGATCCCAGTGACCGTGAAGAACGTAGCTGAAGGTTTCAAGGCGGTGATGGAGGTAATCGTGAAGGAGTTGGAGGAGGACAAGCTGAGGCTCGTCATGGTCTTCGCGGACAGGGAGTTCGCGGTGAACGAAGTGATTAGGTTCCTCTTGGAGTTGGGCTTGGACTTCGTCATATCTGCCAAGGCCCAGATGTACAAGAAGTACAAGGGGATGTTGCAAGATGTGGATGTGAGTTTTGGCGGAGTTAGATATACTGGATTTCTCTGCGTGAGACATGGGAGTGGAGCTTATCTCATTATTCTGAGGAAGGAAGACGGCAAGATTATTGCCTTCCTCGTGAGGAAGGAGATGGATCTTTATGATGCCATAGTCCTTGCCGAGATGTATAGGGAGAGGTGGGGGATAGAGAACGCCTTCCGCTCTCTTGAGGAGTTCAGGATCAGGACTAGGACTTGTGACGTGAGGAAGGAATTGGTTCTCGTTCTGCTTTCCTATCTTCTCTTGAATGTCTGGTTCTTGATCCGCTCTTGGAGGAAGGTAAAGTTGTGGGAGTTCTCGGTCTCCCTCTCGAATCTCCTCGATCGGGAGGTAAGAGTGGAACAAGAACGCGCGTTCCGTGAAGTGAAGACGTCATTCCCCCAGACTCCAGCTAACCCTATGCACCTCCTTCCAGCTACGTGA
- a CDS encoding glycoside hydrolase family 2 TIM barrel-domain containing protein, producing MRSFYRPKIDLQGFWKFKIDNENTGEENGWYKGLESEDIIYVPASWNEQNPKWDQFSGIAWYQKDLFVSNDNGNRKAWMVFEGAGYITKLWINGEYGGTHEGSFTQFKFPIKLKVNEFNKIVVKIDNTPSPYNLPPARDLNNAAFDFFNYGGIHRPVYIEFVDECHVEDITVYTKSYGHLKVEILSECNQRFSLRFKLVDKEGRVILNEESSNEVFEKDVNNVIPWSPDNPYLYTLIVEMYVGGNLKDSVYERIGFRDVEVKDGKIYLNGKPIFLKGFGRHEDFPILGKFTYGAVLVRDFYLMRKIGANSFRTSHYPYSNEHLDLADEMGFLVILEPPLCYSNISRVMSQEEIAKMFGDVKYFEKVRDTIKEMIRQHKNRPSVIMYSVMNEPPSDIREVAEFIRREVELFKSLDSSRPVTFASHRSVRDLALEYVDVISLNYYHGWYTEWGDIDSGVKVVAIELEEIHKKFPEKPIIITEFGADAIYGLHSDPPQMWSEEYQSEMIRKYIEALREKDYIVGFHIWNFADFRTPQNPSRTILNRKGIFTRDRQPKLAAKVVEELFKNKLRS from the coding sequence ATGAGATCGTTTTATAGACCTAAAATAGACCTTCAAGGCTTCTGGAAATTCAAGATAGATAACGAGAATACTGGGGAAGAGAATGGGTGGTATAAAGGCTTAGAATCTGAAGATATTATTTACGTACCAGCTTCTTGGAATGAGCAAAACCCAAAGTGGGATCAGTTTTCTGGGATAGCGTGGTACCAAAAGGACTTGTTCGTTAGCAACGATAATGGAAATAGGAAGGCTTGGATGGTATTTGAGGGGGCTGGATACATCACAAAACTTTGGATTAACGGAGAATATGGGGGGACTCATGAGGGATCATTTACCCAGTTTAAATTTCCTATTAAACTTAAAGTTAATGAATTTAATAAAATAGTAGTGAAGATAGATAACACGCCATCCCCCTATAACTTACCCCCAGCCAGAGATCTAAACAATGCAGCATTTGATTTCTTTAACTATGGGGGAATCCATAGGCCGGTTTACATAGAGTTTGTAGATGAGTGTCACGTAGAAGACATAACGGTATATACTAAATCCTATGGGCACCTAAAGGTAGAAATTTTGTCAGAATGTAATCAAAGGTTCAGCTTAAGGTTTAAATTAGTTGATAAAGAGGGAAGGGTAATATTGAATGAGGAGAGTAGTAACGAAGTATTCGAAAAGGATGTAAATAATGTTATACCTTGGTCTCCAGATAATCCCTACTTATACACTCTCATAGTGGAAATGTACGTTGGTGGTAATCTGAAGGATTCGGTTTATGAACGTATAGGCTTTAGAGATGTAGAGGTGAAGGATGGCAAAATATACTTAAACGGAAAACCCATATTCTTGAAGGGCTTTGGAAGGCATGAGGATTTTCCAATACTAGGCAAATTTACCTATGGGGCAGTATTAGTTAGGGATTTTTACCTTATGAGAAAAATTGGAGCAAACTCCTTCAGAACTTCCCACTACCCTTATTCAAACGAACACTTAGATTTAGCTGATGAAATGGGATTTTTGGTCATACTGGAACCACCTTTATGTTATTCCAATATCAGTAGAGTAATGAGCCAAGAGGAGATTGCTAAGATGTTCGGCGATGTGAAGTACTTCGAAAAAGTAAGGGATACGATAAAGGAAATGATTAGACAACATAAAAATAGGCCTTCTGTGATAATGTATAGTGTAATGAATGAACCTCCAAGCGATATACGTGAGGTTGCAGAATTCATAAGGAGGGAAGTAGAACTCTTTAAGAGTTTGGACTCTTCCAGACCAGTAACTTTTGCTTCTCATAGATCAGTACGAGACCTAGCATTGGAATACGTTGACGTAATTTCCTTAAATTATTACCATGGATGGTATACTGAGTGGGGGGATATTGATAGTGGTGTAAAGGTTGTCGCAATAGAGTTGGAGGAAATCCATAAGAAATTTCCAGAGAAGCCAATAATCATTACTGAATTTGGTGCTGATGCCATATACGGTCTTCATAGCGATCCTCCCCAAATGTGGTCAGAGGAATATCAGAGTGAAATGATAAGAAAGTATATAGAAGCATTGAGGGAGAAAGATTATATTGTAGGCTTTCACATATGGAACTTCGCCGACTTTAGGACCCCTCAAAATCCAAGCAGAACAATACTTAATAGGAAAGGAATATTTACTAGAGATAGACAGCCAAAGTTGGCAGCTAAAGTAGTAGAGGAATTATTCAAAAATAAATTGCGTTCTTAA